A segment of the Bacilli bacterium genome:
TTTGTAATAAATTGGATGAGATCTCTACTATACTAAATTCGATAGATACTAATACGATGTGAGATTATAAATATTGTTTAGAACCATTTTTACAAAATCACGTAAACTAATCGAACAATTTTCAACCGTTAAACAATCATGCTGAACCTTTTAAAAATGAAAACCCAGTTTGACCAAGACGCGTTCTAACGGAACGGTTGAAGGAGCGAGCCCGTCTATTGGATGACATTAAAACTGGTATACAGTGTGGCACCGCCCCGTACACCATCAGAGATATTTCTTATTCAGAGTCAGAAAAGGCAAAAACCCAATAACCACAAGTTTTTTAAACCACCACAATTACCGAAAACGCAGAAAAGACACCTAACGCGGTGTCTTTTCTGATGGTATTGGTGGAGGCGAGGGGAGTCGAACCCCTGTCCGAAGACAACGCCACACAAGTTTCTACGGGTGTAGCAACGGATTTGATGTCACCCGGATGGTCGCCCCGTCACCGGCTACCATCAAGGTCAGCCTGATTGTCTTCTTCCGTCAGCCCCAGGCGGAGGCCAAGCGGCGTAGCCCACTAAAGTTGAGCCCCTATCCCGCCACATGGGCGATGGAGGGCAGGAGCCTGGAGGCTGTTATTAGGCAGCCAGAGCCAGAGAAGGTTGTTGTTGTTTGCCGTTTAAATTTGGCTTTCGCGTTGTTAAAGCGTGCGCGACCCCGCTACCCGCTGCTCATGCTCGAACTGTCCCCGTCGAATCCAAAAACGCCCCCGTATCGGATATTTCGCCGCGCTAAGTGCGGCTACCATTATTATAACACGGCAAACCGATCAGCCGCCCGAAATTCTGCTGGAAGATCGGGCACAAACCTGACTACCGCGGCATTTTCTGCCGTTCGCGCAGCGCCCGCTGGATGTCGCGCGCGGCGTCGCGTTTGGCTTCCGCTTCGCGCTTGTCATACAGCTTTTTCCCGCGCCCCAGGCCGATCAACAGTTTGGCGTAGCCGTTTTTGACATATACCTTGAGCGGCACAAGCGTATAGCCTTCCTGCTTCGATTTCCCCAGCAGCTTGTTGATTTCAGCTTTGTGCAGCAAGAGCTTGCGCGCCCGCGTCGGATCGGACGGATTGAAGCGGTTGCCCTGCTCAAACGGGCTGATGTGCATGTTGTGAATGAACGCTTCCCCGTTACGGATGGTGGCAAAGCTGTCGTTGATGTTCGCTTTGCCGCCGCGCAGCGATTTGATCTCCGTGCCGGTCAGCACAAGCCCCGCTTCATACGTATCCTCGATAAAATAATCGTGCGCCGCTTTGCGGTTTTGCGCGAGCGGTTTGTCGTCATTCTTTTTGCCCATTTTCCCGCCTCCTCCCGCCGGTGCTGTGTGCGGTAATCAGCGTTCAGTATAGCAGGGCGACCAATATAAATCAAGGCGAATCTGTATAAAAAAATCCGTCATCACTGCCACCGCCGCCGCAGTTTATCGCCTCTTCCGCGCCTTGCCGCGTTTCGCCTTGCCTTTTGCCTCCGCATGGCGCCTCTTTTTCGCGATCACACCGCCGGTAGCAACTCCGCCTTTGCCGCGCCCATGTCGCTTGCCACGCCTTTTTTCCGCCCGAAGCTCGCCGTCATGCTCCGCCCATACAGGCCGTGAAGCCGCATCCTGCTTGCGCGGTT
Coding sequences within it:
- the smpB gene encoding SsrA-binding protein SmpB, translating into MGKKNDDKPLAQNRKAAHDYFIEDTYEAGLVLTGTEIKSLRGGKANINDSFATIRNGEAFIHNMHISPFEQGNRFNPSDPTRARKLLLHKAEINKLLGKSKQEGYTLVPLKVYVKNGYAKLLIGLGRGKKLYDKREAEAKRDAARDIQRALRERQKMPR